Proteins from a genomic interval of Bradyrhizobium sp. G127:
- a CDS encoding amidase family protein, whose protein sequence is MNDIWRLSATELASHIRSRKLSAREAASAALDRLNAVNPAINAVVDHRPEETLAQADAVDAVLAKGEDPGTLGGVPITVKVNVDQAGFATTNGVRLQRDLVAQSNSPVVDNLRKAGAVIVGRTNTPAFSYRWFTTNLLHGDTKNPRDPSITPGGSSGGAAAAVTSGIGHVAHGTDIAGSIRYPAYACGIHGLRPTIGRIPAFNASSPERPIGPQITAVSGPIARTVADVRLALHAMAQRDVRDPWWVPAPLEGPPRPKRAAICLRPGGLETVREVSDAVADAGKRLERAGWTVEEITEIPPFEEAADLQVKFWLADGYDAMRDAAEREGDPGALAVLRGHETTARALDFAAFSKMLTRRATLVRAWEMFFDTYAVIVMPPCGELPFSWQLDLKDDASFRRVWRAQMPQIALPFIGMPGLTVSTGMAGRSPVGVQIVAGRYREDLCLAAGEAIEAGGVPPSPIDPVLA, encoded by the coding sequence ATGAACGACATCTGGCGTCTCTCGGCTACTGAACTTGCGTCGCACATCCGGTCACGGAAACTGTCGGCGCGGGAAGCCGCGTCCGCCGCGCTCGACCGGTTGAATGCGGTGAACCCCGCGATCAACGCGGTGGTCGATCATCGGCCCGAGGAAACGCTGGCGCAGGCTGATGCCGTCGATGCCGTGCTTGCGAAGGGCGAGGATCCCGGCACGCTCGGGGGCGTGCCGATCACCGTGAAGGTCAACGTCGATCAGGCCGGATTCGCTACCACGAACGGCGTCCGGCTACAGCGTGACCTTGTGGCGCAGTCGAACAGCCCGGTGGTGGACAATCTGCGCAAGGCCGGGGCCGTCATCGTCGGCCGCACCAACACGCCGGCATTTTCCTATCGCTGGTTCACGACGAATTTGTTGCATGGCGATACGAAAAACCCGCGCGATCCTTCGATCACGCCGGGCGGTTCCTCAGGCGGCGCGGCGGCGGCGGTGACCTCGGGCATCGGCCACGTCGCCCACGGCACCGACATCGCCGGTTCGATCCGCTATCCGGCCTATGCCTGCGGCATTCACGGCCTGCGCCCGACCATCGGGCGCATTCCGGCATTCAATGCATCGTCGCCCGAACGGCCGATCGGCCCGCAGATCACGGCGGTCTCCGGTCCGATTGCCCGCACCGTCGCCGATGTGCGGCTGGCGCTACATGCGATGGCGCAGCGCGATGTGCGCGATCCCTGGTGGGTGCCCGCGCCGCTGGAAGGGCCGCCCCGGCCAAAGCGCGCGGCGATCTGCCTGCGTCCGGGCGGCCTCGAGACCGTCAGGGAGGTCAGCGATGCGGTGGCCGATGCCGGCAAGCGGCTGGAGCGGGCAGGGTGGACCGTCGAGGAGATCACCGAAATTCCGCCGTTCGAGGAAGCGGCGGATTTGCAGGTCAAGTTCTGGCTGGCGGACGGCTACGACGCGATGCGCGATGCCGCGGAACGCGAAGGCGATCCCGGCGCGCTGGCCGTGTTGCGCGGCCATGAGACAACCGCGCGTGCGCTCGACTTTGCCGCGTTCTCGAAGATGCTGACCCGCCGCGCGACGCTGGTTCGCGCATGGGAGATGTTCTTCGACACCTATGCGGTGATCGTGATGCCGCCGTGCGGCGAACTGCCGTTTTCATGGCAACTGGATCTGAAGGACGACGCGTCCTTCCGCCGGGTGTGGCGGGCGCAGATGCCGCAGATTGCGCTGCCGTTCATCGGCATGCCGGGACTGACAGTCTCGACGGGAATGGCCGGTCGTTCGCCGGTGGGCGTGCAGATCGTGGCGGGACGTTACAGGGAAGATCTCTGTCTCGCCGCCGGGGAGGCGATCGAGGCGGGCGGCGTGCCGCCAAGCCCGATCGATCCGGTGCTGGCCTGA
- a CDS encoding GntR family transcriptional regulator, translating to MNNLLRAKSLEIVEAAPASLHSDLLSQVRDFIVEGHLEPGSRIPERDLCERFDVSRTPLREALKVLASEGLIELLPNRGARVRQFSEADIRNLFELLAGLDFVAGKAACEKISDADIAAIEQMHLEMYTHYLRQEVADYFRLNQKIHQAIVDAAANPFLSSSYATANAIVKRLRYSANLVRRDRLSDAMREHEAIVDALRRRDGDQMSRLMFDHMRKKCDAVCEYLREHQSTGCPAAEVSALRDSAT from the coding sequence TTGAATAATCTTCTGCGAGCCAAGTCGCTGGAAATCGTCGAGGCCGCACCGGCCTCGCTGCACAGCGATCTTCTCAGTCAGGTGCGCGACTTCATTGTCGAGGGGCACCTCGAACCCGGCAGCCGCATTCCCGAGCGCGATTTGTGCGAACGCTTCGACGTGTCGCGCACGCCGCTGCGCGAGGCGCTCAAGGTTCTGGCCTCCGAAGGCCTGATCGAACTCTTGCCGAACCGCGGCGCGCGGGTGCGGCAATTCTCGGAAGCCGACATCCGCAACCTGTTCGAACTGCTGGCCGGGCTCGATTTCGTCGCCGGCAAGGCTGCCTGCGAGAAAATCTCCGATGCGGACATCGCCGCCATCGAACAGATGCACCTGGAGATGTACACGCACTATCTGCGGCAGGAAGTGGCGGACTATTTCCGCCTCAACCAGAAGATTCATCAGGCCATCGTCGATGCCGCAGCCAATCCGTTCCTGTCGTCGAGCTACGCCACCGCCAACGCCATCGTGAAGCGGCTGCGCTATTCGGCCAACCTTGTGCGCCGCGACCGCCTCAGCGACGCCATGCGCGAGCACGAGGCCATCGTCGATGCGCTGCGCCGCCGCGACGGCGACCAGATGAGCCGGCTGATGTTCGACCACATGCGCAAGAAATGCGATGCGGTCTGCGAATATCTGCGCGAGCACCAGTCGACAGGGTGCCCGGCGGCGGAGGTTTCAGCGCTGCGCGACAGCGCGACCTGA
- a CDS encoding heme-binding protein, which yields MTDLTLDVARKISDAALAKCRELKLKPMSIVVLDARGALKTVVAEDGTSLMRSEVAHGKAYGALALGMGSRAIFKRANEQPYFIDAISTMTRGAMIPVPGGVLINDKNGTLLGAIGISGDTSDNDETAALAGIAAAGLVGNAG from the coding sequence ATGACCGACCTGACCCTCGACGTTGCCCGCAAGATTTCCGACGCCGCTTTGGCCAAGTGCCGTGAACTGAAGCTGAAGCCGATGTCCATCGTCGTCCTCGATGCACGCGGCGCGCTCAAGACGGTGGTGGCGGAAGACGGCACAAGCCTGATGCGCAGCGAAGTCGCTCACGGCAAAGCCTACGGCGCGCTGGCGCTGGGGATGGGATCGCGCGCGATCTTCAAGCGGGCCAACGAACAGCCCTACTTCATCGATGCCATCAGCACCATGACGCGCGGCGCGATGATCCCGGTCCCGGGTGGCGTCCTCATCAATGACAAGAACGGCACACTGCTCGGTGCCATCGGCATCAGCGGCGACACTTCCGACAACGACGAGACCGCAGCACTTGCCGGCATCGCCGCCGCCGGCCTGGTCGGGAACGCCGGATAA
- a CDS encoding aminotransferase class V-fold PLP-dependent enzyme yields the protein MSNASVHTGRHFLQIPGPTNVPDRVLRAMDMPTIDHRGPEFAQLGLEVIEGSKKIFKTKNPVIIYPSSGTGAWEAAIVNTLSPGDKVLMVETGHFATLWRALAEKMKIEVEFVPGDWRHGVSPEEVEARLVKDKQHLIKAVMVVHNETSTGVTSRIHEVRKAIDRAKHPALLMVDSISGLGSIEYDHDGWGVDVTVCCSQKGLMLPPGLGFNAISDKALAATKTSTSVRSYWDWHDILAANKSGSWSYTPATNLLYGLKEAVAMLLEEGLDNVFARHKRYSAATRAAVEVWGLENLCLDPREYSPILTAVVMPEGHDADQFRKVTLDNFDMSLGSGLSKIKGKVFRIGHLGHFNDLMLMGTLAGVEMALGLAKVPHKKGGVMAAMDVLTNGGALSKPKSAVA from the coding sequence ATGTCCAATGCCTCAGTCCATACTGGCCGGCACTTCCTGCAGATTCCAGGGCCGACCAATGTCCCGGACCGCGTGCTGCGGGCGATGGACATGCCGACCATCGATCATCGCGGGCCTGAGTTCGCCCAGCTTGGCCTTGAGGTGATCGAGGGCAGCAAGAAGATCTTCAAGACCAAAAATCCGGTCATCATCTATCCGTCGTCGGGCACCGGCGCGTGGGAAGCCGCCATCGTCAACACGCTGTCGCCCGGCGACAAGGTGCTGATGGTCGAGACGGGACATTTCGCGACGCTGTGGCGCGCGCTTGCCGAGAAGATGAAGATTGAGGTCGAGTTCGTGCCGGGCGACTGGCGTCACGGCGTCAGCCCGGAAGAGGTCGAGGCGCGGCTCGTCAAGGACAAGCAGCATCTCATCAAGGCCGTGATGGTCGTGCACAACGAGACCTCGACCGGCGTCACCAGCCGGATCCACGAGGTCCGCAAGGCGATAGATCGCGCCAAGCACCCCGCGCTGCTGATGGTCGATTCCATCTCCGGCCTCGGTTCGATCGAATACGATCACGATGGCTGGGGCGTGGACGTGACGGTCTGCTGCTCGCAGAAGGGCCTGATGCTGCCGCCGGGCCTCGGCTTCAACGCGATTTCAGACAAGGCGCTGGCCGCGACCAAGACCAGCACATCGGTTCGCTCCTATTGGGACTGGCACGACATTCTTGCCGCCAACAAGAGCGGCTCGTGGTCCTACACGCCCGCGACCAATCTGCTGTACGGCCTCAAGGAAGCGGTGGCGATGCTGCTGGAGGAGGGGCTCGATAATGTGTTCGCCCGTCACAAGCGCTATTCGGCCGCGACCCGCGCCGCGGTAGAGGTTTGGGGTCTTGAAAATCTCTGCCTCGATCCGCGCGAATATTCGCCGATCCTGACGGCGGTAGTGATGCCGGAAGGGCACGATGCCGACCAGTTCCGCAAGGTCACGCTCGACAATTTCGACATGTCGCTGGGGTCGGGTCTGAGCAAGATCAAGGGCAAGGTGTTCCGCATCGGCCACCTCGGCCATTTCAACGATCTGATGCTGATGGGCACGCTGGCCGGTGTCGAAATGGCGCTCGGTCTCGCCAAGGTCCCGCACAAGAAGGGCGGCGTCATGGCCGCGATGGATGTTCTGACCAATGGCGGCGCGTTATCGAAGCCGAAGTCCGCAGTGGCGTAG
- a CDS encoding tripartite tricarboxylate transporter substrate-binding protein, translating to MKTLIKATSVLALMATSAPALAWEPAKPVEIVVAAGAGGASDQMARMMQAAIQKNNLMKQPVIVSLKGGASGAEALMYMKASDGDPNKLLIAYSLIYMLPLSAKIPFNWRDLSPVSVIAMDQFVLWDNAAGPKTVKDFIAAAKASGSPYKMGGTGSKREDHVLTVFMEKKTGAKFSYLPYKSGGEAATQLVGNHIESNVNNPSENLEVWRAGQVRALCLFDKERIAYKTKVTETQSWNDIPTCKEEGLDMQYLMLRALFLPGKATPDQVAFYVDLSKKITETPEYKDYMEKQALKPVFMTGKDMLKFLEEDDALNKSLMTEAGFVAN from the coding sequence ATGAAGACTCTCATCAAGGCCACGAGTGTGCTTGCACTGATGGCAACCAGCGCGCCGGCGCTCGCCTGGGAGCCGGCCAAGCCGGTTGAAATCGTCGTCGCCGCCGGCGCCGGCGGTGCGTCGGACCAGATGGCGCGCATGATGCAGGCTGCGATCCAGAAGAACAATCTGATGAAGCAGCCCGTCATCGTTTCGCTGAAGGGCGGTGCGTCCGGCGCGGAAGCGCTGATGTACATGAAGGCCAGCGACGGCGATCCCAACAAGCTGCTGATCGCCTATTCGCTGATCTACATGCTGCCGCTGTCGGCGAAGATCCCGTTCAACTGGCGCGATCTCTCGCCGGTCTCGGTGATCGCGATGGACCAGTTCGTGCTGTGGGACAACGCTGCGGGTCCGAAGACCGTGAAGGACTTTATCGCGGCAGCCAAGGCGTCCGGTTCGCCGTACAAAATGGGCGGCACCGGCTCCAAGCGCGAGGACCATGTTCTCACCGTCTTCATGGAAAAGAAGACCGGCGCGAAGTTTTCCTACCTGCCCTACAAGTCGGGCGGCGAGGCGGCGACGCAGCTCGTCGGCAACCACATCGAATCCAACGTCAACAACCCGTCGGAGAATCTCGAAGTGTGGCGCGCCGGACAGGTTCGCGCGCTGTGCCTGTTCGACAAGGAACGCATTGCATACAAGACCAAGGTCACCGAGACGCAGTCGTGGAACGACATCCCGACCTGCAAGGAAGAGGGCCTCGACATGCAGTACCTGATGCTGCGCGCCCTGTTCCTGCCCGGCAAGGCAACGCCGGATCAGGTCGCTTTCTACGTCGACCTGTCCAAGAAGATTACCGAGACGCCGGAATACAAGGACTACATGGAGAAGCAGGCTCTGAAACCGGTCTTCATGACCGGAAAAGATATGCTCAAGTTCCTTGAAGAGGACGATGCCCTGAACAAATCGCTCATGACCGAAGCAGGCTTCGTCGCAAACTAA
- a CDS encoding FAD-binding and (Fe-S)-binding domain-containing protein → MAQQKAAPGKTTAQDSALATRLSREVSGDVLFDSFSTGRYATDASFYQLKPLGVVVPRTIDDALRAMAIARDDGRIVTPRGGGTSQCGQTINNGIVVDVSKHLNKIISLDVEKRTCVVEPGIVLDDLNRQLKKHGLWFPVDVSTASRATIGGMAGNNSCGGRSLRYGTMRDNTISMDAALADGTLLHFGEVPRDMAWQNTERPGRDLFRDMLALGEREANEIAARFPHVQRRVGGYNLDALTPQPVNNMAHLLVGSEGTLAFTTRVELKLWPLIGAKVFGVCHFGSFYEAMDAAQHLVTLKPIAVELVDSTMVALGRDIAMFRPTIEAVVKGEPEALLIVEFAEADQAANLAKLKQLGDLMGDLSFGWDQPQRKWGGVVDVIEPAMQAAITDFRTSGLNVMMSMKQEGKPVSFVEDCAVPLPHLADYTARLNKIFEKHGTRGTMYAHASEGCLHVRPVLNLKLDKDVKAMRAIAEEAFAMVREYKGSHSGEHGDGIVRSEFHEQMFGPKIVHAFEEVKERFDPDSTLNPGKIVHAPKMDDRSLFRYAPGYKIENITTVMDWSAYPGAAGGFQGAVEMCNNNGACRKLEGGVMCPSYRATRNEKDVTRGRANTLRLAISGQLGPDALSSDAMMETMKLCVSCKACRHECPTGVDMAKMKIEVLAARVAKHGLTLRDRLVGYLPHYASLASRFVWLANLRNRSSILRALFEKVAGISAKRDLPEFRSDVFAPAGVAYGPETGREVVLFADTFNRAYERENLDAALRVLVDGGYRVHLPRARDGGRPLCCGRTFLSAGLVDNAKAELKRVVETLIPFAERGVPIVGLEPSCLLTLRDELLSLRSDDEARTISAHALLFEEFLVREAEAGQLKLPLGPIDKSAHVHGHCHQKSFGAFAPVEKILRLVPGLKVEKIESSCCGMAGAFGYGADTYDVSIEMAEASLLPAVRKAADDALIVADGTSCRHQIKDGSGRGALHVARVLAISLDNGAARAPALS, encoded by the coding sequence ATGGCTCAGCAGAAAGCCGCACCCGGAAAGACCACGGCGCAGGACAGCGCGCTGGCCACGCGTCTGTCGCGCGAAGTCAGCGGCGACGTGCTGTTCGATTCCTTCAGCACCGGCCGCTACGCTACCGATGCGTCGTTCTACCAGCTCAAGCCGCTCGGCGTGGTCGTGCCCCGCACCATCGACGACGCCTTGCGCGCGATGGCGATTGCCCGTGACGATGGGCGCATCGTCACCCCGCGCGGCGGCGGCACCTCGCAATGCGGACAAACCATCAACAACGGCATCGTGGTCGATGTCTCGAAGCACCTGAACAAGATCATTTCGCTGGATGTCGAGAAGCGCACCTGCGTGGTGGAGCCGGGCATCGTGCTCGACGATCTCAACCGGCAACTGAAGAAGCATGGCCTTTGGTTTCCGGTCGATGTCTCCACCGCGTCGCGCGCCACCATCGGCGGCATGGCGGGCAACAACTCCTGCGGCGGGCGCTCGTTGCGCTACGGCACCATGCGCGACAACACCATTTCGATGGATGCGGCGCTGGCCGATGGCACGCTGTTGCATTTCGGTGAGGTGCCGCGCGACATGGCGTGGCAGAACACCGAACGGCCGGGCCGCGACCTGTTCCGCGATATGCTGGCGCTCGGCGAGCGCGAAGCGAACGAGATCGCCGCGCGCTTTCCGCATGTGCAGCGCCGGGTCGGCGGCTACAATCTCGATGCGCTGACGCCGCAGCCGGTCAACAACATGGCGCACCTGCTGGTGGGATCGGAAGGCACCCTCGCCTTCACCACCCGCGTCGAACTCAAGCTGTGGCCGCTGATCGGCGCGAAGGTGTTCGGCGTCTGCCATTTCGGCAGCTTCTACGAGGCGATGGACGCCGCGCAGCATCTGGTGACGCTGAAGCCCATCGCCGTGGAGCTGGTCGACAGCACCATGGTCGCGCTCGGCCGCGATATCGCGATGTTCCGGCCGACCATCGAGGCCGTGGTCAAGGGCGAGCCGGAAGCGCTGCTCATCGTCGAATTCGCCGAAGCGGATCAGGCCGCCAATCTCGCCAAGCTGAAACAGCTCGGTGATCTGATGGGCGATCTCAGTTTCGGCTGGGACCAGCCGCAGCGCAAATGGGGCGGTGTGGTCGATGTGATCGAGCCCGCGATGCAGGCGGCGATCACGGATTTCCGCACCTCCGGCCTCAACGTCATGATGTCGATGAAGCAGGAAGGCAAGCCGGTCTCCTTCGTCGAAGATTGCGCGGTGCCGCTGCCGCATCTCGCCGACTACACCGCACGCCTGAACAAGATTTTCGAGAAGCACGGCACTCGCGGAACCATGTATGCCCACGCCTCCGAAGGCTGCCTGCATGTGCGGCCGGTGCTGAACCTCAAGCTCGACAAGGACGTCAAGGCGATGCGCGCCATCGCCGAGGAAGCCTTCGCCATGGTGCGCGAGTATAAAGGCTCGCACTCCGGCGAACATGGCGACGGCATCGTCCGCTCCGAATTCCACGAGCAGATGTTCGGACCGAAGATCGTCCACGCCTTCGAGGAGGTGAAGGAGCGCTTCGATCCGGACAGCACGCTCAATCCCGGCAAGATCGTCCATGCACCGAAGATGGACGACCGCTCGCTGTTCCGCTACGCGCCCGGCTACAAGATCGAGAACATCACAACCGTGATGGACTGGTCGGCCTATCCCGGCGCCGCCGGCGGTTTCCAGGGCGCGGTGGAGATGTGCAACAACAATGGCGCGTGCCGGAAGCTTGAAGGCGGCGTGATGTGCCCGTCCTACCGCGCCACGCGCAACGAGAAGGACGTCACGCGCGGGCGCGCCAACACGCTGCGCCTCGCCATCTCCGGGCAGCTCGGCCCCGACGCGCTGTCGTCGGACGCCATGATGGAGACGATGAAACTCTGCGTCTCCTGCAAGGCGTGCCGCCATGAATGCCCCACCGGCGTCGACATGGCGAAAATGAAAATCGAGGTGTTGGCCGCGCGCGTTGCCAAGCATGGTCTCACGCTGCGCGACCGGCTGGTGGGCTATCTGCCGCACTATGCGAGCCTTGCTTCGCGCTTCGTGTGGCTCGCCAATCTGCGCAACCGCAGCAGCATTCTCCGTGCGCTGTTCGAGAAGGTCGCGGGCATCAGCGCGAAGCGCGACCTGCCGGAATTCCGCAGCGATGTCTTCGCGCCCGCGGGCGTAGCCTACGGCCCCGAGACCGGCCGCGAAGTGGTGCTGTTCGCCGACACCTTCAACCGCGCCTATGAGCGCGAGAATCTCGATGCGGCGCTGCGCGTCCTTGTGGACGGCGGTTACCGCGTGCACCTGCCTCGCGCGCGCGACGGTGGACGCCCGCTGTGCTGCGGCCGCACATTTCTCTCGGCGGGACTGGTGGACAACGCGAAGGCTGAACTCAAGCGCGTGGTCGAAACACTGATCCCGTTCGCCGAACGCGGCGTGCCCATTGTCGGACTTGAACCGAGTTGTCTGCTCACGCTGCGCGACGAACTGCTGTCGCTGCGCTCCGATGACGAAGCCAGGACGATCAGCGCCCATGCCCTGCTGTTCGAGGAATTCCTGGTGCGCGAGGCCGAAGCCGGCCAGCTCAAACTGCCACTCGGCCCGATCGACAAGAGCGCGCATGTGCACGGCCATTGCCACCAGAAATCGTTCGGGGCCTTCGCGCCGGTCGAGAAAATTCTCCGTTTGGTGCCCGGCCTCAAGGTCGAGAAAATCGAGTCAAGCTGCTGCGGCATGGCGGGCGCATTCGGCTATGGCGCGGACACTTATGATGTGTCGATCGAGATGGCGGAAGCATCCCTGCTCCCCGCTGTGCGCAAGGCTGCCGATGACGCGCTGATCGTGGCCGACGGTACCTCCTGCCGCCATCAAATCAAGGATGGTTCGGGCCGCGGCGCATTGCACGTCGCCCGCGTCCTTGCCATAAGTCTGGACAACGGCGCGGCGAGAGCCCCTGCACTTTCCTGA
- a CDS encoding tripartite tricarboxylate transporter permease, which yields MEALGLLFHGFAVLFTWKIMALMMVGLVLGIFVGVLPGLGGPNGVAILLPLTFTMDPTSAIVMLSCIYWGALFGGAITSILFNIPGEAWSVATTFDGYPMAQQGKAAEALTAAFTSSFIGSLVAVMLITFLAPSIAGFALKFGPPEFFSVYLLTFCSFVGLGREAKHKTVISMALGLLLAGVGLDTVSGQLRMTFESSDLMRGVNFLVAVIGLFGISEILLTMEERLALRGHAARISLRTVWNVWKDLPKYWATLVRSSVIGCWLGITPGGAIAASFMGYNLAKRFSKDKESFGKGRIEGVFAPETAAHASGTAALLPMLALGIPGSGTAAILLGGLMVWGLNPGPLLFVEHKDFVWGLIASMYLGNVVGLVLVLTTVPIFASILRVPFAAIAPMIVVSCAIGAYAIQNAMFDIWLMLVFGVVGYVFKKIGIPLAPFTLALVLGSRAEDAFRLAMIGSGGTVKVFWSNGLVGSITTLAIVLLFWPLIDRVFEMFGRKPSPARA from the coding sequence ATGGAAGCACTCGGTCTGTTGTTTCACGGCTTCGCGGTTCTTTTCACCTGGAAGATCATGGCGCTGATGATGGTCGGGCTGGTGCTCGGCATCTTCGTCGGCGTGCTGCCGGGGCTCGGCGGCCCCAATGGCGTTGCGATCCTGCTGCCGCTGACCTTCACGATGGACCCGACCTCGGCCATCGTCATGCTGTCCTGCATCTACTGGGGCGCGCTGTTCGGCGGCGCGATCACCTCGATCCTGTTCAACATTCCCGGCGAGGCATGGTCGGTCGCCACCACCTTCGACGGCTATCCGATGGCGCAGCAGGGCAAGGCCGCAGAGGCGCTGACCGCCGCATTCACCTCATCCTTCATCGGTTCGCTGGTCGCCGTGATGCTGATCACGTTTCTCGCGCCGAGCATCGCAGGTTTCGCGCTGAAATTCGGGCCGCCGGAATTCTTCTCGGTTTACCTGCTGACGTTCTGTTCGTTCGTCGGCCTTGGCCGCGAGGCCAAGCACAAGACCGTCATCTCGATGGCGCTCGGGCTGCTGCTGGCGGGCGTCGGCCTCGACACCGTCTCGGGCCAGTTGCGCATGACATTCGAGTCGTCCGACCTGATGCGCGGCGTCAATTTCCTCGTCGCGGTGATCGGCCTGTTCGGCATCAGCGAAATCCTGCTGACCATGGAAGAGCGGCTGGCGCTGCGCGGTCATGCGGCGCGCATCAGCCTGCGCACGGTCTGGAACGTCTGGAAGGATCTGCCGAAATACTGGGCGACGCTGGTTCGCTCGTCGGTGATCGGCTGCTGGCTCGGCATTACGCCCGGCGGCGCGATTGCTGCGTCGTTCATGGGCTACAACCTTGCCAAGCGTTTTTCCAAGGACAAGGAATCGTTCGGCAAGGGCCGCATCGAAGGCGTGTTCGCACCGGAGACCGCCGCGCATGCCTCTGGCACCGCGGCGCTGCTGCCGATGCTGGCGCTGGGCATTCCCGGCTCCGGTACCGCCGCGATCCTGCTCGGCGGCCTGATGGTATGGGGACTCAATCCCGGGCCGCTGCTGTTCGTCGAGCACAAGGATTTCGTCTGGGGCCTGATCGCGTCGATGTATCTCGGCAACGTCGTCGGCCTCGTGCTGGTCCTCACCACCGTGCCGATCTTCGCGTCGATCCTGCGGGTGCCGTTTGCGGCGATCGCGCCGATGATCGTGGTGTCCTGCGCCATCGGCGCCTATGCCATCCAGAACGCGATGTTCGACATCTGGCTGATGCTGGTGTTCGGCGTGGTCGGCTATGTCTTCAAGAAGATCGGCATTCCGCTGGCGCCGTTCACGCTGGCGCTGGTGCTCGGAAGTCGCGCCGAGGATGCGTTCCGCCTCGCGATGATCGGCTCGGGGGGTACGGTGAAAGTGTTCTGGTCGAACGGCCTGGTCGGCTCGATCACCACGCTCGCTATCGTGCTGCTGTTCTGGCCGCTGATCGACAGGGTGTTTGAAATGTTCGGACGGAAGCCGAGCCCGGCAAGGGCGTAA
- a CDS encoding tripartite tricarboxylate transporter TctB family protein: MANSDIEIVVEDPTAPDENSPAITNNRTVEMAVMALLFVLAVVLGWDNWRTGASWDSTGPQAGYFPFYLSVILGGAALYGLASVAIKRSEGLETFVTRAQLRRVLQVFVPTLLFCLAMQWLGLYVASFLLIAGFMSIIGKIAWWKSLLTAFIFVAIMFVTFDVAFDVIMPKGPLEAVFGR, from the coding sequence ATGGCCAATTCAGATATCGAAATCGTCGTCGAGGATCCGACTGCGCCGGATGAGAACTCGCCTGCCATCACCAATAACCGCACCGTCGAGATGGCGGTCATGGCGCTGCTGTTCGTGCTCGCGGTGGTACTCGGCTGGGACAACTGGCGCACCGGCGCGTCGTGGGATTCCACGGGGCCGCAGGCCGGCTATTTCCCGTTCTATCTGTCGGTGATCCTCGGCGGCGCGGCGCTCTATGGGCTTGCCAGCGTCGCGATCAAGCGCAGCGAAGGACTGGAAACCTTCGTCACCCGCGCGCAGTTGCGCCGCGTCTTGCAGGTGTTCGTGCCCACGCTGCTGTTTTGCCTCGCGATGCAGTGGCTCGGGCTTTATGTTGCGAGCTTCCTGCTGATCGCGGGCTTCATGTCGATCATCGGCAAGATCGCGTGGTGGAAATCGCTGCTCACCGCATTCATTTTCGTTGCGATCATGTTCGTGACGTTCGATGTCGCCTTCGACGTCATCATGCCGAAGGGACCGCTTGAAGCGGTCTTCGGACGCTAG